A portion of the Octadecabacter sp. SW4 genome contains these proteins:
- a CDS encoding sulfotransferase family 2 domain-containing protein, translating into MANTSVQATSIKATSEIAIPEPNKISQRLFVVDGFPIRYLVIPKCGCTYVKNVLWRLQHGQSHDAPIRVHDDDERFARASDLNLTPVDIAHEEHAFTVVRKPIDRFLSLYFDKVVGPGRKNYVPLAATLEAKRGLIGTPQGAEEHRKNIAILIDWLGDNLSDEVDLPKEAHWTPQMYRKNILEKCDLKLLLVEDLTVHLRVLLSGIVPGIEDLLGTSERNESPKKAQKNSILTPKLRNRINEIYAGDKKLYQRTRNAWKAIDLDNADAASVPRYRSIIT; encoded by the coding sequence ATGGCAAACACTTCAGTTCAAGCCACTTCAATTAAAGCTACTTCGGAGATCGCCATTCCCGAGCCGAACAAAATATCTCAACGGCTTTTTGTAGTTGACGGTTTTCCTATTCGCTACTTAGTGATCCCGAAGTGCGGTTGCACCTACGTTAAGAACGTGCTTTGGCGACTTCAACATGGCCAATCGCACGATGCTCCTATTAGGGTTCATGATGATGATGAGCGTTTCGCGCGAGCCAGTGATCTGAACCTCACTCCCGTCGACATCGCCCATGAAGAACATGCGTTTACGGTCGTGCGCAAGCCGATCGATCGGTTTCTGTCGCTATATTTCGACAAAGTAGTTGGGCCCGGACGTAAGAATTACGTTCCCCTTGCAGCAACTTTGGAGGCAAAGAGAGGACTGATTGGCACTCCACAAGGCGCGGAGGAGCATCGCAAGAACATTGCCATTCTCATAGACTGGCTCGGCGACAACCTGTCCGACGAGGTTGATCTCCCTAAAGAAGCGCATTGGACACCGCAGATGTATCGAAAGAACATCTTGGAAAAATGCGACCTAAAGCTGCTCTTGGTCGAAGACCTTACGGTTCATCTCAGGGTTCTTTTGTCCGGGATCGTTCCTGGGATAGAAGACTTGTTAGGAACATCGGAAAGAAACGAGTCACCAAAGAAGGCTCAAAAGAACAGTATTCTTACCCCGAAGCTGCGCAATCGCATCAACGAAATTTATGCAGGTGACAAAAAGCTATATCAGCGCACGCGGAATGCATGGAAAGCTATTGACCTCGACAACGCAGATGCGGCGTCGGTTCCACGATACCGGTCAATTATTACCTAG
- a CDS encoding sulfotransferase family protein, with protein MKIFGIGLNKTGTQSLHYALLQLGYNSQHWLPANFDLFARGRFDELLSIAEGFDCLSDWPWPLMMDQLLDHYGDKAKYILTTRRDSVAWLNSIKNHANRHDDDAARSIRTRIFGFANPVGVEEHYLELYEQHNRSVRDYFVKQGLTDHLLDVSWDKGDGWHELCDFLDVSIPKVSFPHQNKSATLRRGSLLKRGNASMMRRVD; from the coding sequence TTGAAGATTTTTGGTATCGGGCTGAACAAGACTGGCACGCAGTCCCTACACTATGCTTTGCTTCAGCTTGGCTACAATTCGCAACACTGGCTCCCAGCAAACTTTGATCTTTTTGCACGAGGACGGTTTGACGAACTGCTTTCGATTGCCGAAGGATTTGATTGCTTGTCTGACTGGCCATGGCCCTTGATGATGGATCAATTACTTGACCATTACGGCGACAAAGCAAAGTACATCCTGACGACGAGGCGAGATTCCGTAGCATGGCTAAACAGCATTAAAAACCATGCCAATCGGCATGACGACGATGCTGCCCGTTCGATCAGAACGCGAATTTTTGGGTTTGCGAACCCCGTTGGTGTGGAGGAACACTACCTTGAGCTTTACGAACAACATAACAGGAGCGTCCGAGATTACTTTGTGAAACAGGGGTTGACTGACCATTTGCTTGACGTCTCATGGGACAAAGGCGATGGATGGCATGAACTGTGCGATTTCTTAGATGTATCAATCCCTAAGGTGAGCTTCCCTCACCAAAACAAGAGTGCCACTCTGCGACGGGGCAGTCTCTTGAAGCGTGGGAACGCCAGTATGATGCGACGCGTTGACTAG